One genomic window of Blastocatellia bacterium includes the following:
- a CDS encoding TonB-dependent receptor, with amino-acid sequence MIGGGNGNFIEYLGDGGQFTLRERSYQISDALTHVRGNNTFKFGFVVIRRNVRAFQGDFAKGFYFFSDFTATIGNTPPLGQTGYEVAEMLIGKTNFTSITASPDGALQPSTAISYENGFYAQDDWRITRNLTLNLGLRYEYFTAPFEENDRLANFDPATGRIVVAGMNGPRATVETDKNNFAPRFGLAYAFNSKTVLRGGYGIFYSLDRGGIANQLTQNAPFIITQFRFGGPGANVRLSEPIPLPNPINLSNPVLPDGSALRFIPRDSDTTRVQQYNVTVEHQFNNYLALSVGYVGTKGDNVVAVSTSGGFNDPNVRNRLTTIANVGDSDYNSLQIKATLRNYKGAGFLASYTYGRANNNTPGPFPGPGGNFRTQASDPNNLDLDEGPADYDVRNRFTFAANYDLPFLKDSDNKIAKALFYGYQINTIVTLQDGTPFTVFGGFGRAALVGSKESAKGDESVNSYYNAAAFRPSMNAQDQAPRNFLRGPGLSTVDFSIFRRFNLVERLNLEFRAQAYNLFNNPQFNNPGIFIGAGDTAVITNTRGNSARQFEFGLRLNF; translated from the coding sequence TTGATTGGTGGTGGTAACGGTAATTTTATTGAATACTTAGGCGATGGCGGTCAATTTACCTTACGTGAACGTAGCTATCAAATATCAGACGCGCTCACTCATGTTAGAGGTAACAACACCTTTAAGTTTGGTTTTGTAGTAATTCGTCGTAATGTAAGAGCCTTCCAAGGTGATTTTGCTAAAGGTTTCTATTTCTTCTCTGACTTTACTGCAACAATTGGAAACACACCTCCTTTAGGTCAAACAGGCTATGAAGTAGCAGAAATGTTAATAGGTAAAACCAACTTTACTTCAATTACTGCTAGTCCAGATGGAGCATTACAACCAAGCACAGCTATTTCCTATGAAAATGGCTTTTATGCCCAAGATGATTGGCGTATAACCAGAAATCTTACACTCAATTTAGGGTTACGCTATGAATATTTCACAGCACCTTTTGAAGAAAACGATCGTCTAGCTAATTTTGACCCTGCTACAGGCAGAATAGTAGTTGCTGGAATGAATGGCCCACGTGCTACAGTAGAAACAGATAAAAACAATTTTGCACCTCGTTTTGGCCTAGCTTATGCGTTTAATTCTAAAACCGTACTTCGTGGCGGCTATGGTATCTTTTATTCATTAGATCGTGGTGGTATTGCTAACCAACTAACACAAAACGCTCCATTTATCATTACACAATTTCGTTTTGGTGGCCCTGGTGCTAATGTTCGTTTAAGCGAACCTATCCCACTACCTAACCCAATAAATTTAAGTAATCCTGTTCTTCCTGATGGTTCTGCATTACGCTTTATTCCTAGAGATAGTGATACTACTAGAGTACAGCAATATAATGTAACAGTAGAGCATCAATTTAATAATTATCTAGCTTTAAGTGTCGGCTATGTTGGAACTAAGGGTGATAATGTTGTTGCAGTTTCTACTTCTGGTGGCTTTAATGATCCTAATGTAAGAAACCGCCTAACTACAATTGCTAATGTTGGCGATTCTGATTATAACTCACTACAAATAAAAGCAACTTTACGTAACTATAAAGGAGCAGGATTTTTAGCTTCTTATACTTATGGACGTGCAAATAATAATACTCCTGGGCCATTTCCTGGGCCAGGTGGAAACTTCCGTACTCAAGCATCTGATCCTAATAATTTAGACCTAGACGAAGGCCCAGCAGATTATGATGTACGTAATCGTTTTACCTTTGCGGCTAATTATGATCTACCATTCTTAAAAGACTCAGATAACAAAATAGCTAAAGCTCTATTTTATGGCTACCAAATTAACACTATTGTTACTTTACAAGATGGAACTCCATTTACTGTATTTGGTGGTTTTGGTCGTGCTGCTTTAGTTGGTAGCAAAGAGTCTGCTAAGGGTGATGAGTCTGTAAACAGCTATTACAATGCTGCTGCATTCCGTCCTTCAATGAATGCTCAAGATCAAGCTCCTCGTAACTTCCTACGTGGCCCTGGTCTATCAACCGTTGATTTTTCCATCTTCCGTAGATTTAACCTAGTTGAAAGATTGAACTTGGAGTTCCGCGCTCAAGCTTATAATCTTTTCAATAATCCACAATTCAATAACCCAGGTATTTTTATTGGTGCTGGTGATACTGCTGTAATTACAAACACCCGTGGAAATTCTGCTCGTCAATTTGAATTTGGATTGCGGCTAAACTTTTAG
- a CDS encoding cyclomaltodextrinase N-terminal domain-containing protein: MISIKNFIKYTHYLLIRLCYLSIFLIILSLPLPTAKSSSKLQTLLQPQIDKIEPPNWWINHSVNPVQIIIYGRNFNESKIKLDSVGVKLVESSVSNNGSYIIAYLEIDPQKATASNIKITVENNAGNSTVDFGLRDLPRTAGKYQGFSPDDVIYLIMVDRFADGDQSNNNPKESAGFYDRKKPRGYHGGDFQGIINNLPYLKELGITAIWMTPIYNNSNRVSDYHGYGSVDYYQTEEHFGTLEKLQELVNTAHQQGIKIIQDHVLNHTGPDHTWTDNPPTPDFINGTRQKHLNNVFDIASLTSVNGDPTRADLTLRGWFADILPDINQTDREAAQYLIQNSLWWISSTGIDGIRLDTFPYIPRSFWSNWNGAIHKQHPNFTVVGEVLDGNPNIVSFFQGGVKRFDGIDSKVDTLFDYPSCYAIREYFANNRGQLSRITNIDEVYPNASVLVPFFGNHDIKRFASEPQATIENTILAYTYLLTMRGTPQLYYGDELAITGGEDPDNRKDFPGGFPGDLRSAFTSAGRTKSENKLFNSIKKVSQIRQKYPQLRGGEMKFLFEDQDVVVYLRSKENDQAIVAINKSVNKTTRNINLPANLFADGVTFNNKLNEKYSTNVVNNKLKIKFVAKEAIILIPN, from the coding sequence ATGATTAGCATTAAAAACTTTATTAAATATACTCACTACTTACTTATTAGACTTTGTTACTTATCTATTTTCCTTATAATTTTATCTTTACCTCTTCCAACAGCTAAATCCTCTAGTAAATTACAAACTTTATTACAACCTCAAATAGATAAAATTGAGCCGCCTAATTGGTGGATTAACCACAGTGTAAACCCCGTCCAAATAATAATTTATGGACGTAATTTTAATGAAAGTAAAATTAAGCTAGATTCCGTAGGTGTTAAACTAGTAGAAAGCTCTGTAAGCAATAATGGAAGTTATATTATTGCTTACCTTGAAATTGACCCACAAAAAGCGACTGCTAGTAATATAAAAATAACTGTAGAAAATAATGCTGGCAATTCTACTGTTGATTTTGGATTAAGGGATTTGCCTAGAACAGCAGGAAAATACCAAGGATTTAGTCCAGACGATGTAATTTACTTAATCATGGTGGATCGTTTTGCTGATGGTGATCAATCTAACAATAACCCAAAAGAATCTGCTGGATTTTATGACCGCAAAAAACCTCGTGGCTATCATGGAGGTGATTTTCAAGGCATAATCAATAATCTTCCTTACTTAAAAGAATTAGGTATTACTGCTATTTGGATGACTCCTATTTATAATAATTCAAATAGGGTTTCTGATTATCATGGTTATGGTTCGGTGGATTATTATCAGACAGAAGAGCATTTTGGCACTTTAGAAAAATTGCAAGAACTAGTTAACACGGCCCATCAACAAGGAATAAAAATAATTCAAGACCATGTGCTTAATCATACGGGCCCGGATCACACTTGGACAGATAACCCTCCTACACCAGATTTTATTAATGGAACACGTCAAAAACACCTAAATAATGTTTTTGATATTGCTTCTTTAACTTCTGTTAATGGTGATCCAACTAGGGCAGATTTAACCTTGCGAGGTTGGTTTGCTGATATATTGCCAGACATTAACCAAACAGATAGAGAAGCCGCACAATATTTAATACAAAATTCTCTTTGGTGGATTTCATCAACCGGAATAGATGGTATTAGATTAGATACTTTTCCTTATATCCCTCGCTCTTTTTGGAGTAACTGGAATGGAGCTATCCATAAACAACATCCAAACTTTACTGTAGTTGGAGAAGTCTTAGACGGCAACCCAAACATAGTTTCTTTTTTTCAAGGTGGAGTAAAACGCTTTGATGGTATTGATTCTAAAGTAGATACTCTATTTGATTATCCTAGCTGTTATGCAATTAGAGAATATTTTGCTAATAATCGTGGACAATTAAGCAGAATTACAAATATTGATGAAGTCTATCCAAATGCAAGTGTTTTAGTCCCATTTTTTGGAAACCATGATATTAAACGTTTTGCTAGCGAGCCTCAAGCAACAATAGAAAATACAATTTTAGCCTACACTTATTTGTTAACAATGCGAGGAACTCCACAACTTTACTATGGGGATGAATTAGCAATTACTGGAGGCGAAGACCCTGATAACCGCAAGGATTTTCCTGGCGGTTTTCCTGGTGATTTGCGTTCTGCTTTTACTTCTGCTGGACGCACAAAATCAGAAAATAAGCTTTTTAATTCAATAAAAAAAGTCTCCCAAATACGTCAAAAATATCCTCAACTACGTGGCGGAGAAATGAAATTTTTATTTGAGGATCAAGACGTGGTAGTTTATTTACGCTCAAAAGAAAATGACCAGGCTATTGTAGCTATTAATAAATCAGTAAATAAGACCACTAGAAACATTAACTTACCAGCAAATCTTTTTGCTGATGGAGTAACATTTAATAATAAATTAAATGAAAAATACTCAACAAATGTAGTAAATAATAAGCTAAAAATAAAATTTGTAGCTAAAGAAGCTATAATTTTAATACCAAATTAA